The following DNA comes from Cucumis sativus cultivar 9930 chromosome 7, Cucumber_9930_V3, whole genome shotgun sequence.
TTGGTTTCACTGTTTTTAAGATTATATTGCTTCATCTATGATTTTGCCTTGATTTCTGATTAAGTAGATTATGTCTCAGGAGCCAAGAAACTGGTCTGCCTGTTTCTGTTCGGATTCGAGTTGGTGATCGGATCTTCCACCTCCACAAGGTAAAGATGATCTCGGAAATATATCAGTGTATCctattctcttctttcttttttccccctCTAAATATCCAACATTTCTCTTCATATTCAACTATgagaatattaaatttttaccATGTTTGTTGTCACTCTGCAGCATCCTCTCCTATCAAAGAGTGGATACTTCCAGAAGAGATTGAATGAATCGACCGAGTATGAGCTTCCACCAAACTTTCCTGGAGGACCTGAAACCTTTGAGTTACTTGCACTGTTCATCTATGGCTCCTCTACTCTAGTTGATCCTTTTAACGTAGCAGCCCTCCGATGCGCTGCAGAATTTCTTGAAATGACAGATGATTACTGTTCCAGTAACCTATGCGAACGATTCGATATCTATTTGAATCAAGTGGTTTTCCAAAGCTGGGACGATACACTAATTGTACTCCAAAAGTGTCAACAATTGCTTCCTTGGTCCGAGGAGCTGTTAATTGTAAGCCGTTGCATTGAATCGCTTGCCTTCATGGCTTGCATGGAGATCCTTGACCCCGAGAGAAGACGAGACCAACCAGTTGTAACAATGGATGCATTGGCCAGTCAGGTTTGGAGCTGTGAAATCGTGAAAGAAATCTTGTGCCAAGATCTTTGGATCAAGGACCTCATTGCTCTGCCATTTGAATTCTTCAAAAGAGTAGTGGGATCCCTGAGAAGACAAggtatgaaagaaaaatatgtcaGCCCCATCATCGTTTTCTACGCAAACAAATGGATTCTTTCCGAAAAAATGCGCCAATTCTGGGAGAGTACTGATGAGAAGATTGTAGATGATGAAGCAAATGAAAAGGTTTCATATATTTTGCAAGGTCTCCTTGATCTTCTACCTATGGGACATAGAACTAGTAGAGTGGTTCCTGTAGGCTTTTACTTTGCATTGctttcaaaatcacttgaaATTGGCCTGAAAAGTAACAGCCTACAAAAACTGCAAGACCAGATAGCATCAGTATTACATTTTGCCCAAGTGGAAGACTTTCTTCTACCGAAAACAGGggcagactcggtttcttccAGCATCGAGTTAGCTACTATGGAGAAGATACTAGAGTTATTTGTATCTTCTAACATGAAGATGAATCACAACCATTCAGGAAGCAACTCAATTGTGGCAGAGTTGTGGGATGAATATCTAACCTATATAGCTCCTGATCCAAAACTCGATCAGAAACGATTTGTGGAACTCATTGAAAAAGTGCCTGGGGCGTGGCGAGAGAATCACAATCACCTTTATAGGGCAGTAAATACATTCCTGCAGGTAAATCTCGATGAAACTCTATATTCTTCATGACGTAACTCTTTAATaatctgtttttcttttcttgaaacGCCATTCCAAAT
Coding sequences within:
- the LOC101210196 gene encoding BTB/POZ domain-containing protein At5g48130, giving the protein MAVISPKISSVASSPFTSPNIGVLLKIKIISWSQETGLPVSVRIRVGDRIFHLHKHPLLSKSGYFQKRLNESTEYELPPNFPGGPETFELLALFIYGSSTLVDPFNVAALRCAAEFLEMTDDYCSSNLCERFDIYLNQVVFQSWDDTLIVLQKCQQLLPWSEELLIVSRCIESLAFMACMEILDPERRRDQPVVTMDALASQVWSCEIVKEILCQDLWIKDLIALPFEFFKRVVGSLRRQGMKEKYVSPIIVFYANKWILSEKMRQFWESTDEKIVDDEANEKVSYILQGLLDLLPMGHRTSRVVPVGFYFALLSKSLEIGLKSNSLQKLQDQIASVLHFAQVEDFLLPKTGADSVSSSIELATMEKILELFVSSNMKMNHNHSGSNSIVAELWDEYLTYIAPDPKLDQKRFVELIEKVPGAWRENHNHLYRAVNTFLQAQSQLSQEDKWAVCKYLNCQKLSQEACIEAVQNELMPLRLIVQALFVQQLNTQQVFKECSSSFRFARYGEFSGSISSSRFPNSNSQNLRDSPYTDGADPNRRTLSFLLQKDHVIQTHESSRNEYESTSFRIQNLEQELIALKKSIQWQTLSKKTEMLSSSKAEGRTKLPDVESRYSNKKRNSHEQVTGCIGSVNFSAQRNYASRLFKIFSGIRLFGSRKQKRKSGFPALWRRSMYQINHRLDL